One Vicia villosa cultivar HV-30 ecotype Madison, WI linkage group LG5, Vvil1.0, whole genome shotgun sequence genomic window, CAAAGGGTCTGCCCTCAGAAGGACTATGATGCTCTGCAGACCAAATATGATGAGCTAGAGCACGAGTTTGAACAGTACAAGGATAAGTATGAGGTTCAGAGCGGCATTGTTGAAGACCTCTGTAAAGAGCAGAACAAGGTCATGACTTTGGAGGCCGAGGGAAAAAGGCTCCGTGAGCGAATTGCTGAGTTAGAGAGGTCTCATCTCCCTGCTGCCGAGGAAGATGAAGACGAGAAAGCCTTGGTGACCCGCTCCCAGCTTCTGGGCAAGGTGAGGGAGCTGGAGGTCGACTGTGTTGCCACCCTGGGGGTTGGATTTAAAGCCGCGGTGGATCAGCTGAAAGTCCTCAATCCGCGCTTGGTGACGAAGGGCATCGGTCCATACAATAAGGTTGTGGACGGGCAGATTGAGTCAAATCCGGAGTTCGAAGACTGGGAAGATGAGCAGGAGCCCCAGGGTGAGGACAACGGTGCCGAGGAGGAGGATGGCGACGTCTGACTAGTTTCTTTTTGatagtggcctgcgtgccaatgttttgtggcctgcgtgccaaagtAAAGTTAGTTGGgcgatgcccggataattttttgtaatatttggatatctccgGCCAGTTTGGTCGGTTTTTAATACTATTCTGCGTTTTATGCTCCAATGTTTATTTGTGCTTATCTGATTTTTATTGTCGAATATTTATGTTTGTGCTCGGCCGAGGTTTATAGCCCGGGCGTGTAGGGAACGGTctgggtgcgcagagcaggtgtgcgctataagcgagctCGAGGCCGCGGCCGGGGCCACGTGCTCGCgacgtgaacgatcccatcgcgagctggggttctgccgtgcaggtacttccgcggagggtCTGTGTGTAAGGCCCGCCGCGTAGTCGGCTTTGCCTCCTGATAGGGGGTATCCGAGCGACGCTGTCGTGGAGCATACGCGCttgtaccatggcgcgagtcctTGCCCAGCCTTTCCTCGTGTTCGCTACGAGCGGCCGGGtagcgttaggttgtttctaactgtaatagcgtctgagtttttcagcgttccaaggtcgagcaagtttttcgccgagaaggttctcgaggtaatgcgcaccgttttcggttttatcatgaactcggtacgggccttcccagttcggggctagtttgccctcgcgcgaatctttcatgtttctgcggagaacTAAGTCTCCGATTTCGAATCCGCGTTTGATAACTTTAGTGCTATGGCGTAAGGTTATCTGTTgtttcaatttcgcttctcggagggaagatcctgttcggatttcctcgaccatgtcgagctcttctctcataGCTTCGTCATTGAGTTCCTCCTCGAGAGGTGACTCGGTCCGACGAGAGGGTTCTCGTATCTCCACGGGGATTACGGCTTCGGTGCCATAGGTTAACTTGAACGGTGTTTCACCTGTACTCGAATGTGGGGTCGTCCTGTATGCCCAAaggacgctgtgtagctcttcgacccaagcCTTTTTCGCCTCGCCCAACCTTCTCTTTAGTCCACGGAGAatgacccggttggcggcttcaGCTTGTCCGTTTGTTTGAGGGTGTTCGACCGAAGTGAAGTGTTGTTTCGTCCCGAGTTTGGTTACAAATTCTTGGAATTTTCtgtccgtgaactgggtgccgttatCGGTTATGATCGCCTGTggcaccccgaaccgagcgagtatgttccgcTTATAAAAGCGGAGTACATTTTGGGACGTGATTTTAGCGAGCgcttcagcttctatccatttcgtgaagtaatccacaGCGACCACTAGGTATTTATTATGGTAAGACCCaaccgggaaaggtccgaggaggtccattccccaggtggagaaaggccaaggcgaggagagagatttgagctcgttcgggggagccaggtgcatgtcggcatgacgctgacatttgtcgcatttctggacgtattctttggcgtcttgctgcatggtcggccaatagtagccgactctgagggctttcctcgctaGTGATCGTCCGCCGAGGTGTTGGCCGTTGATTccttcgtgaagctcttggaGTACCTCAAGTGATTGCGAGgcgtcgatgcatttaaggagagggatggagaagcctcgtcggtatagtTTGTTTTCGATGATAGTATACGAACAGGCTCGTCTTTTAATCGCTGACGCTTCCTTCGCGTCAGCGGGAAGTTCTTCTTTCGTGAGGAAGTTATAtactggggtcatccagcaatggtcgtccccgatagcgaaTATTTGTAGAGCTCGCGCGTTTTCGCCTATGCTTGGTCTGGGTAGGATTTCCTGGATAACCGACTtgtttccccctttctttcttgtgctcgcaagtttggataatatgtcggcacgcgagttgtgttctcgggggatatgctcgacttctgctttgacgaattttttcatcttatccttgacgagcgtgaggtactcggcgagtacgtcgtttttggcttggtaatcgccgctgatGTGGGACGCGACGAGTTGGGAGTCTGTGTAGATCTTGACCTCCCGTGCGCCCACATCCTCGGCAAGTCTCAGGCCTGCAAagagggcttcgtactcggcctggttgttcgacgtgttgaaAGATAGGACTAAAGATACTTCGATGATGAGTCCTTCGTCGTTTTCTAAGATAATGCCTGCCCCGCTTCCCGAactgcttgaggcgccatctacgtagatggtccatttgttCCTGGTCAGGTCCGATGAGTCGGCGATCGAGGTCATCTCTGCTACGAAGTCTGCTAACGCCTGAGCTTTTAATGCCCTCCTACTTTCGTACTGTATGTCGAACTCCGAGAGCTGGAGGGACCATCTCAGCATTCTGCCGGCCATATttggtcggctgaggagttgcttgATGGGTTGATCTGTTCGAACGAAGATGGTGTGGGCGAGGAAATAGTATCGCAGCCTTCTGGCCGCTATCactagggccatggcgactttctcgatctgttggtatTGCACCTCGGGTCCTTGCAGGGCTTTGCTGGTGAAATATACGGGTTTTTGTCCGTCTTCGGTTTCTCGGATCAAAGCCGCGCTGACTGCTTCGTTTGAAACGGCTAAGTAAAGATACAGAGACTCGTTGTCATCGGGTCGAGAAAGGACGGacggtttggagagcacttgctTGAGGTGTGAAAGTGCTTGCTCGCATTCTTCGGACCATTCAAAGGCCGCTTCTTTGCGTAGCAGTTTAAAGAAAGGGAGCGCGtgttgggcggatttcgcgacgaaacgtGATAGTGCGGTGAGAATCCCGTTtaagacttggatggattttttattgttaggagtggggagttcagagaatgctcggcatttatccgggttggcctctattccccgttcggtcaaatagaaaccgaggaatttgcctgctcggacgccgaaggtgcacttctccgggttgaagcgcatcttgcaggacctGGCCCGCTCAAACACCCGCTCGAGATGGAAGGTGTTGTCggtgtcttctcgagatttgacgatcatattgtccatatatacctcgagggtgtcgccgatctctcctcggaacactttgttcatcatccgttgatacgtggacccaacgtttttgaggccgaagggcattacgttgtagtaatagtttccCGACTCTATCATAAACGTTGTGCACTGCTTATCGCTCCTCGCcatggggatctggttgtaacctgaataagcatccataaaagacaatagtttatagccggccgagttgtcgaccagtctatcaatgttaggtaaaggataggcgtcttttggacatgccggGTTAACATcagtgtaatcaacacacattctccattttccattagatttcttaacaagtacaacatttgagagccaagttgaatacttagcctcggaaataaaatttgcctctaggaggtcttttacagctttctcggcagcctccacTTTCTCGggggactgccgacgcctacgttgaactatggccttcgcggctggatcgatggagaggtggtggcaggcgacctcgaggtcgagtccgggcatttctgcggcgctccaggcgaacaagtctgcattggctcgaaggcaggccacGAGCTGCTTCCTTGGTAGATCTGGGATGCCCTTGCCGATCTTtaccgctttgtcggggttgtcgcccaaGGGGACCAGCTCGAAATCTCTGTCTGGGACAGGTCGGACGGGATGAGGTGCCTTTGATCGCGTCTCTTCCCCGATCTTCAGTTCTTCTTCTGTGAACCGTGCATCAAGGTCGACTGAGCTAACGTTGGTTGTCTGATGCTGGTCTTCTCGAGGATGTTTGTCTTCGGcccttggctttttgttggagctggttgGAGGGGCGATCAGTTCTAGTCCCTTGACGGAGGCGTCGAAGATTCTCCTGGCAGCTTCAATATCgacgttgatggtggccactcgtcctgtCCTCGTGTAAAACTTCATCTTTAGGTGGACAGTGGAGGGTACGGCGGTTAGCTCGGCTAGAGTGGGGCGCCCGATAATGCAATTGTAcagggttttgcagtcgatcaccaagaatctggttttgacttgcctggagGCTTCCCCTactccgaaggtgacaatcagctcgacgtaaccccagggtttggtggtagctccgttgaaaccttggaggtccgaacccacatagggagtgaggtgtgagtcgtccagctggagtgtctGTAAGAGGTGGGAATACATGATGTTgaccgagctgccttcgtcgACCAGGACCCGTCGGACGTCGAAATTCGCCATTCTAGCTCGGACGAGCAGGGGAattgtggcgtttggagctccgccgggcagttcttccaggtagaaggtgattggttcTGACTTTCCCCGGAACTTTCGCAGCGTAGGGCCGAGGTCCGCGTTGGCGCTGAGCAAttcatcgaactttctcttcactgaactgatggtgagggagcctggatccccgccgttggagacgaccatggTGAATGGGAATCTTTCCCATTTGCTGAGTGCGGTAGGGATCCCGACCGATGGCATGAAATCCTCTGGTCGGGTGACGGACAGTGCTACTTGCAGGGGCCTGTTATCCGGCGAGTTCCCTTCGTCAGAGTTTCTTTGGTCGTCCCTTcgggaaggttcccctttctTTGTGTATCTCGAAAGGCGACCCtccttgatcagtgtttcaatGGCATCCTTGAGATGGATGCATTCCTCGGTCAGATGGTCGTGACTTTTATGGTATTTGCAATACTTTGACTTGTCGGTTCCTGGCCTTGCGGGGTtcgacttcgggggcctgatgttcgATTTCTTGAAGTCGGTGTTTTGGCATTCGGCCAGGATCCTCTCCCGTGAGGTGTTCAGAAGGGTGTAGTCGTTGAAGCGACCAGATGGTCCTCGGCGCTCTTTGATGTCGAGAGACCTGTCGTCTTTCCTTTTTTTCATGCCCTCGCTTCGAGCCTGAGTGCTCATAGTTTGAACTGCGAGCGGCGTCATTACCTCGCGAGGCTTTGATGGCAGCAGCCTCTCCTTTCTCGAATGCGATGAAAGCTTGAGCTTTGCGAATGAGGGCGTTCATAGAGTGGACCTTCTCAATCTTGATGGCCTTCTTAAAGTCACTTCCGGGGAGGAGCCCCCGTTCCAGgaggtacctcttcatgtagtctgtcgtctgcacttggacggcttctttgttgaacctgtcgaggtaatctCTTAGAGGTTCGTTGGTGCCTTGGATTACCGCTTCAAGGTTCGCCTCCGACTTTGGTTGCCGACGAGACGTCGTGAAGTGGCTTAGGAAAAGGTCTTTCAGTTcagtccaggagtggatggagtcaGGAGGCAGATTCCTGTACCATGTCATCGCTCCTTTCCTTAAGgtggtcggaaagatgcggcaCTTGATGGATCCCCGGACAACATGGTAGTCCATGACAGCTTCGATGCTCCTTATGTGGTCGTCGGGGTCGGTGGTTCCGTCGTACTGATCCAAGACGGGTGGTTTTTCCATACCTCGCGGAAGACGAACTCGTCGGATGTGCTCGGACAAAGGACTGCGGAAATCTTCTTCGTCGCTGGGTCCCGGGGAGTTTGAATGTCTGCCCCGCTTGGGTTTTGTGTGTGTTTTGCCCGAGATTCTGCGGTTGTCTTATGGAGGAGAATGCTCGCGGGGTTTCAACACAGCTTTGGAGGGGCCTCGGCGTTCCTGCTCGGGTGAGAGGCTCCTGGCTTCAATGGTTTCAGGCTTCTGATTTTTCTGACTCTTTCGAGGTGGAGAGCGGGAGTAAGACCTCTGGCAACGGTTCCTCTTAGGCGGGGAACGAGACGAGGACGGGGAGCGCTTGCGATATCTCCTTGGAGGCGAGCGTGAAGAGGAATAGGAACGCGACCGATGGCGTCTCCGCGGAGGGGAACGAtatcgtcgcttcctttccaTCTCGTGGATGCGGTCGCCCTGTTGGCGGATGAGACGGTTGGTTCTCTGCAGCTCTTTGAGTAGGAGGATGGCTGTAGGGTCAGCGCCCTCGAGGATGTTGATCTGCTCATCCTCGTCTTGGCTGTGAACTCTTCGCCTCtcagaggtgtgggtgaatgaggaggcAGCATGTCCATCTCTGGCGTCGGTCTCGTTCTCGTTCTGGGGTCGATCAGGTTCAGTCTGGGGGTCGAGTCTGCtcgtcttccccgttctgaacgtgTCCCTCGGGAGGAACTTGTTCGACGTTCTGAACTTGCTGAAAACTGTGCACATGTTGGATGTTCTGATTCTGTTGCCTCCGGGGTTGCGAGGTCTCATGTCTCGGCCTTCTCTGTCCGGCAAGAGCATGTTGTGGTCCTTCCTGCCGATGACGATTCGTCACCTCGCGGGTGGAATCTTCGATCAGCTATTCCAGGAGGAAGGGATCAGggtttgggatgttgttgttgttggccatgacgatcgtgaaaggtaatgctttgatctttgttaaagaagggggggcaagattcccacagacggcgccactgatcgtacctgatcagaagaatcgtcaaggcagcgGAATCTGGCTcggagagcaag contains:
- the LOC131604277 gene encoding uncharacterized protein LOC131604277, with translation MLLPDREGRDMRPRNPGGNRIRTSNMCTVFSKFRTSNKFLPRDTFRTGKTSRLDPQTEPDRPQNENETDARDGHAASSFTHTSERRRVHSQDEDEQINILEGADPTAILLLKELQRTNRLIRQQGDRIHEMERKRRYRSPPRRRHRSRSYSSSRSPPRRYRKRSPSSSRSPPKRNRCQRSYSRSPPRKSQKNQKPETIEARSLSPEQERRGPSKAVLKPREHSPP